The window GTGATGTCCATGGCACCGCCGAGGCACTCGGTGACGTCCTCACCGGTGAGCTCGATGTGGATGCCACCCGGGTGGGTGCCCAGCTGACGGTGGACCTCGAAGAAGCCCTGGACCTCGTCGATGACCTTGTCGAAGTGACGGGTCTTGTAGCCGTTCGACGCGGTGAAGGTGTTGCCGTGCATCGGGTCGGACTGCCAGATGACCTTGTGGCCGGCGGCCTCGACGGCCTCGACGACCGGCGGCAGCGCGGTGCGGACCTTGTCGTGGCCCATGCGCGCCACCAGGGTCAGGCGGCCCGGCTCCTTGTCCGGGTCCAGCTTCGCGGCGTACGCGACGGCCTCCTCCGGGGTGATGGTCGGGCCGATCTTCAGGCCGATCGGGTTGGCGATGAGGGCGGCGAAGTTGACGTGGAAGTCCTCGATGCCGCGGGTGCGCTCGCCGATCCACAGCTGGTGTGCGGACAGGTCGTAGAGGCGGGTCTGGCCGTCCTCGTCCTCGTGCAGGCGCAGCATGGCGCGCTCGTAGTCAACGAGCAGTGCCTCATGGGAGCAGTAGATGTCCGAGGTGCGCAGCGACTCGTCGCTGACTCCACAGGCATCCATGAAACGCAGGCCGCGCTCGATCTCCGCGGCGAGGGCCTCGTAGCGGGCGCCGGCCGGGGACTGGGCGACGAACTCCTGGTTCCACTCGTGGACCTTGTTCAGGTCGGCGGTGCCGGAGCTGACCAGCGCACGGACCAGGTTCATCGCCGCGGAGGAGTTCGCGTAGGCACGGATCATGCGGGCCGGGTCGTGGCGACGTGCCTCCGGGGTCGGCTCGACACCGTTGACGATGTCACCGCGGTAGTTCGGCAGGCCGTTCTCGTCCAGGTCCTGGGAACGCGGCTTCGCGTACTGGCCGGCGATGCGGGCCAGCTTGACCACCGGGGTCGACGCACCGTAGGTCAGGACGACCGCCATCTGCAGCAGCGTCTTGATGTTCGAGCGGATGTGGGGCTCGGTGTTCGACTCGAAGGTCTCGGCGCAGTCACCGCCCTGCATGAGGAAGGCCTTGCCGAGTGCGACGTCGGCGAGCTCCTTCTTCAGGCGGGTCACCTCCGGGGCGACCACGGTCGGCGGCACCGACTCGAGGATCTTGCGGACGGTCTCCGCCTGCGTCCGGTCCCAGCTGGGCTGCTGCTTGGCCTCGCGGGAAATTACGTCCTCGAACCGCTCCTGCAGGCCGGCGGGAAGCGGCGGCAGGTCGGGGAGAACCTCTTTGGGAATGTCAACAGTCCAACTCACACCCATATTCATAGCACGGCTGTCCAGTCAAGTAACCCCCTTGGGGCAGGAGGAACCTCAGTTCTGCACCCGGTTGCGCCGTGTCAGGGGGAGCGCCTCGGCGCAGATCCGGAACTTCTCCAGGTTGTGGCGGGCGTCCACGAGCGCGTCATGCGAGCCGTCCGGGGTCTTCGGCAGGTAGGGCCGACCGGCGAACTCCCAGTACTGCTTGAGCTCCCGGGTGTAGCGCGGGATGGCCCGCGGCAGACCGGCCATGTCTCCCCACAGCTGGGCCAGGACCACGTGGTCGTAGGCGCCGACCCAGGCCCACAGCTCCGGGTCGCCGTCCCGGGCGGAGGTGAGGAACGCGAGGACCTCCTCCCGGATGGTCTCCAGGGACTTCCACACGGGGTCCCCCGGGTTGGGCAGCTTGTCCAGCACGTTCTCCCGCACCCAGGCGTTGGCGCGGGTCGCGTCGAAATCAGTGGAGACGGCGTAGTACTCGCGCCCGTCCTCCGCGACGATGCCGATGGAGACCAGTTCGATGGTCCGGCCGTCCTCGATGAACTCGGTGTCGTAGAAGTAGCGCACGCCAACAGCCTAACGTGTGACCTCCCACGCCTGGGTGCCGGGTGCCGCCGGTTATAGTTTCAGCCGTGAGCACCACTTCTCCTGCCCCTGTGCTGTCGACCCGTCGGAACCGGACGTGGACGGTGATCGCTGCGGTGGCCTCCGTGGTGGCGGTCCTCCCCTGGCTCATCGACGGCGGTCCCTCCATCCGCTACGCCATCGACATCGACGTCTACCGTGCCGGCGCCGCCGCGCTTCTCGACGGCGACAACCTCTACACCCGCGGCTACGAGGTCGGCGACATCACGCTGCCCTTCACCTATCCCCCGCTGGCGGCGATGCTCTTCGTCCCGCCGGCGTTGGTGCCGTACGCGGTGGCCCTGGTGACCTGGACCCTCGCGTCAGCGCTCCTGCTGTGGTGGTGCCTGGTCATCGTCCTGCGCCACGCCGCGCCCCGGCTGGCCGACCACCGCATGGTCGCCACCTGGATCCTCCCCTTCGCGCTGGTCGCCGAACCGGTCCGGGAGACCATCGGCTTCGGGCAGATCAACATCCTGCTCATGACGCTGGTGCTCGTCGACACCCTCACCCGCCGCCCCTGGCTGCCCCGCGGCGTGCTCATCGGGCTGGCCGCCGCCATCAAGCTCACCCCCGCGGTGTTCATCCTCGTGTTCCTCGTCCGCCGGGAGTGGCGGAACGCGGCGGTGACGTTCCTCGCCGGCGTCGGCTTCACCCTGGCCGCAGCGGCCGTGCACTGGGAGAACTCCCGGACGTACTGGCTGGACACCCTCCGCGACACCGGCCGCATCGGCAGCGAGTCGTATTCCTCCAACCAGTCGCTCCGCGGATTCCTGGCCCGGCTGGCGGATCCCGGCGAGTCCGCCGACTCCCTGGTCTGGCTCATCCTGGTCCTGCTGGCCGTGGGCCTGGTCGTCTGGGCGATGGTCCGCGTCGACTCCCTCCTGTGGACCGTCCTGCTGGCCTCGACCGTGGCGCTGGTCTGCTCGCCGGTGTCCTGGTCGCACCACTGGGTGTGGCTCGTGCCCATCGCGGTCACGCTGGGCATGACGGCGGGCAGGCTCCCCCGGGTCCTCGCCGCGGCGGTGGTGCTCGCCGTCCTCACCTCACCGCACTGGCTGCTGCCCAACAACGGTGTCGAGCACGCCTGGCCCTGGTGGGCGCAGGTGCTCGGCAGTTCCTACCTCGTCGTGACGCTGGCGGTCGTGGGGGCTGCGGCGGTGGCACCGGCGGCGTTGACGGGGCGTCGGGAAGCAGCGACCAGCTGAGGCGGCATGATCGTCCACCGCAGGTAGGGGATGCGGGTGATGAGGTACAGCGCGAGGGAACCGACCGCGGAGATCAGCAGGCCGATGACCATCCACAGGGAGGTGCTCAGCAGCGCGGACTCCGCGTCCCGGCTGATCGGCAGCTGCCACCCACGCACGTTGTAGTGGTACAGCACCGTCAGTGCGATGGGGTGGCCCAGGTAGATCACCAGCGTGTGGCGTCCGAGGAAGGCCAGGACGTCGTTGAGCACCGGGACCCGGCCGAGCAGCACCGCCACGATGACGGCCATGGGCAGCATGAGCAGCTGGACCAGTGAGTTCACCACCAGGCGCACATCGGAGTAGCCCACCGTCTCCGCGAAGGGCAGCATCCACGGGAGGGACACATCCGCGACCGTGTTCCACCAGGCCCACACGGCGGCCAGGCTGAAACCGGCCGCATAGAGGATGGTGCCGCGGGTGAGGTGCCGCAGGCTGGTGGCGGTCTCCGCGAACTCGCGGATGTGCCGACGCAGATGCGCACCCAGCAGGAAGGCCGGCAGGTAGAGGACGGCCTTGCCGATCATCTGCTGTTCCGCGTGCAGCGGCAGGATGAGGATCGGGGCCAGACCGACGAGGAGACCCGCCCACCAGGGGAGCTTCCGGGTCAGCCAGAGGATGACGTTGAAGATGACCAGGGCGTAGAGGAACCAGTACATGTTCCGACCCTCGATGATGTGCTCGAGGTAGCGGTCGACGCCCGGCATGGGCTTGTCGTCGAAGCGGTGCCACTCCTGGAACTTGAACCACAGCTCGATGGGCACCCACAGGAGGTAGGGCACGAGGAAGAACCACAGGCGCCGCAGGAAGAGGTCCCGGAACGTGAAGCCGAACACCTTCGCCGAGAAGAATCCGCTGACCATGAAGAACAGCGGCATACGCAGCGGGTCGAGGAGGCTGTTGATCTGCGCCGCCGTGGTGCTCATCCCCTCGGGGACTGCGAGGCTGACATGCAGCAGGACGACGCCGATGATGGAGAGTCCCTTGGCCACGTCAGGCCAGCGCATCCTCGTTGCCGGGGTCGCCTGACCCGCAGCCGTCCTACTGTTCAGCGTCATTCGCCACGCCCCTTCACGTCACCGGTGATCCAGCGGCTGAGTATATAAGAGGAACACCCCAGCGGCGAACAAG of the Corynebacterium humireducens NBRC 106098 = DSM 45392 genome contains:
- a CDS encoding acyltransferase family protein, translated to MRWPDVAKGLSIIGVVLLHVSLAVPEGMSTTAAQINSLLDPLRMPLFFMVSGFFSAKVFGFTFRDLFLRRLWFFLVPYLLWVPIELWFKFQEWHRFDDKPMPGVDRYLEHIIEGRNMYWFLYALVIFNVILWLTRKLPWWAGLLVGLAPILILPLHAEQQMIGKAVLYLPAFLLGAHLRRHIREFAETATSLRHLTRGTILYAAGFSLAAVWAWWNTVADVSLPWMLPFAETVGYSDVRLVVNSLVQLLMLPMAVIVAVLLGRVPVLNDVLAFLGRHTLVIYLGHPIALTVLYHYNVRGWQLPISRDAESALLSTSLWMVIGLLISAVGSLALYLITRIPYLRWTIMPPQLVAASRRPVNAAGATAAAPTTASVTTR
- a CDS encoding polyadenylate-specific 3'-exoribonuclease AS; this encodes MRYFYDTEFIEDGRTIELVSIGIVAEDGREYYAVSTDFDATRANAWVRENVLDKLPNPGDPVWKSLETIREEVLAFLTSARDGDPELWAWVGAYDHVVLAQLWGDMAGLPRAIPRYTRELKQYWEFAGRPYLPKTPDGSHDALVDARHNLEKFRICAEALPLTRRNRVQN
- a CDS encoding class II 3-deoxy-7-phosphoheptulonate synthase, with protein sequence MSWTVDIPKEVLPDLPPLPAGLQERFEDVISREAKQQPSWDRTQAETVRKILESVPPTVVAPEVTRLKKELADVALGKAFLMQGGDCAETFESNTEPHIRSNIKTLLQMAVVLTYGASTPVVKLARIAGQYAKPRSQDLDENGLPNYRGDIVNGVEPTPEARRHDPARMIRAYANSSAAMNLVRALVSSGTADLNKVHEWNQEFVAQSPAGARYEALAAEIERGLRFMDACGVSDESLRTSDIYCSHEALLVDYERAMLRLHEDEDGQTRLYDLSAHQLWIGERTRGIEDFHVNFAALIANPIGLKIGPTITPEEAVAYAAKLDPDKEPGRLTLVARMGHDKVRTALPPVVEAVEAAGHKVIWQSDPMHGNTFTASNGYKTRHFDKVIDEVQGFFEVHRQLGTHPGGIHIELTGEDVTECLGGAMDITDVDLPGRYESACDPRLNTQQSLELAFLVAEMLRN
- a CDS encoding glycosyltransferase 87 family protein; this encodes MSTTSPAPVLSTRRNRTWTVIAAVASVVAVLPWLIDGGPSIRYAIDIDVYRAGAAALLDGDNLYTRGYEVGDITLPFTYPPLAAMLFVPPALVPYAVALVTWTLASALLLWWCLVIVLRHAAPRLADHRMVATWILPFALVAEPVRETIGFGQINILLMTLVLVDTLTRRPWLPRGVLIGLAAAIKLTPAVFILVFLVRREWRNAAVTFLAGVGFTLAAAAVHWENSRTYWLDTLRDTGRIGSESYSSNQSLRGFLARLADPGESADSLVWLILVLLAVGLVVWAMVRVDSLLWTVLLASTVALVCSPVSWSHHWVWLVPIAVTLGMTAGRLPRVLAAAVVLAVLTSPHWLLPNNGVEHAWPWWAQVLGSSYLVVTLAVVGAAAVAPAALTGRREAATS